The genome window TTCTTATTTGAAAACATGCACAAGCAACTAAGCCTTATTGCCTATGCCCTCCCCTATAGACGTTTTCTCAATGACATCTACAAAGCACCCAGGACAGAGAACCATCATCTGATACAAAAACGCATGATGAAGGCACAAGTAAACACTCTTGACCACAGAAGGAGCAGAAGGGTGAGAAACATACTAACCTTGGCAGCTGGAGCCTCAAGGTACATCCACAAGAGCTCCGGGGTGCATCATTTTAGTGTGTCACAAGCTGCCCACCTCCTCTTGCACTGCCTCAGGATCTTCATCAAGGGTCTGAAAGTGATTTTGTCTCTTAATCATATGCTCGGTACATTATGCTTGTCCAGGGAAACGAGGAAAAATAGTTTGGTttggtcggcgcaacatctgtggtcatatgccgcagAGACACAGAAGGGGAAGTAATTAtatgagaagggaacagaccccaggagacgggacacaacccccgattaatacctggtacccattcactgctgggtgggcaggggcgtagggtatcggaaaagccacccaaatttttccactccgcccggacaCCGGTGACGTAAAAGTACCTGTTGCTGGGAAAACCTCTAGGGCAGTGTTATTACCGGTGGCCTTGTGACTAGCAATGGAGCAATGgatcttaacccgtccgctgcgattggcacggatttggcttacaCTGGtagccaggtctttctctgcctctgtggtggatagtggaggtTTCCCATATGGTTTTGGTATGCTTAATATCCCctaccaatgtgcatgactttacatttttcttccttgaattgtagcagccactttttgttccattcctgttgcttggtgaggtcttgtaggaaatccgtactGAAGGGGTTAACTTTTTGCTATCACGCCACCACCTAGGAATGTGTCACAAGAACATAAGCTCCCATCCACACCCTTCCCTACATATATAGATAAAATTCCCTTCCAGAGTTTTATAtaggacctgagagagagagagagagagagagagagagagagagagagagagagagagagagagagagagagagagattgagcaATAATCATATAAACATTTAGCGGTTCAGATTCGTTTTAGGCCCCTTTAAATTTTTGCTAGGAGGAAATCATTTGTCAGAGTTTTGAGAGAGTTCATAACACGGACTTTTTGTGACCACGTTCTGTAGTTCATGGGGCCAGTTCAACACAGCCATTGGAAGCGCCCAAACGAAACCATATTCCCCACTCTGATCCGccatttctactcaataccagatagtaactaataaagagatttcttgtgtggtttcctaaaatttcctcctcatttttatatcaacgccaaacgcCAGAGCTACAAGGAGTTTCCGTCGTACTTTGTGTTTCGTTGGGGCTAAGCTTACAACGtgctggactgtaaaactggcccataGTTAAGGAGCTATTacacaaattttccgtggatcttcagtcaaaccacgatttccgctggcgtggttttcatttgtttctggtTATtgttgctgatggtgatggtgagtaataccgccatcattcaaggaactctaccgtagctttggaagatcataaacacgtcagaaaaccacggacaGCGGAAATCTTGGTTtggctgaagatccacggaaaatttgcccagtgtaatagcccctttggTCTTCCGTGTCCTACTGAAAACGACAACCTACATGTTACCAAAGACATAAGAACAGGCGTTGTCACTGAGCACTTATGGGGTACTGACTCACCGGTGAAATCACTCGAGTCAAGGTGACCGCCTTCACGCCCTTCCCTCACGCCGTCGCCGGAGTGTCCGCTGAGCCGGCCGTCGAGGGTGTGAGGCCGAACTGCTGCTTGGCCTTGTTTCGAAGGGAGGGTCGAGGCTCCGCGAACTGTACCGGATTATGCAAAGGAATTGATAgtttaatgttcatgattatgcGAGAAGATATTCTTGCTTTCTGGCTTGCTTTGTAATTTTAAAGCTTATAACAAAGTGATAATAAAGTTATGATAAAGCTGGAAGCACAGTTCTAAGCTTCATAACAGTAATGGTGACTATATGATGACGAAGCAAACAACTACCAATGAACCGATTACTCCTAAACGATTTCTGCCATTATATATTTTGCAAacacccaccaacacccacacccacccacacacaaaaaaataaagacaagctTGATACCAAAGCTAAATTGCAACTCTGTTAATTAGTGTTTTCATGCATATAGACTACAGAGCGTTAATGTTTGGAAACGTAAGGCTTGAACATCAAACTGAACACTTGAAAGACATCCGACACTCCAGACTGATTAATAGCCTGCAAGCTtcttggcagtgtgtgtgtgtgtgtgtgtgtggaggatctCCCTGGCCGGCGAGACAGCGCGAGAGGAAGCAGCGAGGCCCCAGACCAGGCCACGGAACGAGACAGTGAAAGATAAgcgataataatggtgataataacgcgatactgataataataattgtattagtgatgataataatggtaatattgataagtaataataataataataataataataataataataataataataagacgaatGAATAAATAGTAACACACGATGAAGTGGAACAGTATCATGAACAAAATCGTCTCGTCGAGATGTTTACCAGGGTTCGTTGGGGCGGCCAGCGAGCCAGTGATAGGCTGGACTCTGCGCCGCGGCCTCACTCGTCATCCACACCTTGCTGCGACGCCTTCCCACGAGCGGTGAGTACTCTCGGTGCGGCGTtcgtaaaaaaaaggtatacaaatagGCAATGGCGGGCTGGGTGTTGGGGCCCAAACGGATGCTATGAATCAGTGTCTGATATCTCGACTCCGCTGAGTGAAAACTTAGTTAATGCAGATTGATCTGTATGTGTAGCCGACGCTGAAAGTGACGGTACTGCTCCGCCATCTGTGTTGTAAATTTTGTAGTTTAAAGATGTATGTCGCCTACCATAGATCTGtcttatttcctccattttcctctcagGTTCATCATGGCTGCCTTCTGCCCTGAAGGTCATGAACCTTCGAGGTCGAGGTCCTCCTCTCGGTCTACTCAGGATCCTGAGGACATGACTTACGACATGCTCGTGACGGACTTCATGCTGGAAGTGGCAGCGAGGAGGCCgagccttatgcaagagttcccAGATGTGTTTACACGGACTGCACCGCTTGAAGATATGTTTAAATACATTTGGAACCTCGAGGAAGCGGTACATACACTCTCACCGACCCTTAACTTCTCTAATAAGATCACTAAGGCGTCTTACAAGTACTGGGTTGAGGGAAACTCCTTTATGAAGACTGACGACAGAGACCGTGCGCTGAAATTTTACAACAGGAGCCTGATTGAGGCACCGCATCCAGTCCTTACAGTAGACGGCAAACGGTGGGGACAAGAACAGGATGACATTGTGCACTCCAGGTCCCCTTCTTCCAGCCCACAGAAGAAAGACCCGTTTAAAGAAGACGGATGGGGAGACTACAAAGCTCTCGCTCACGCATACGAGGCGCGAGCTCGCTTATTGTTTTCTCTGCAACAATTCAAGAAGTGCATAGAGGACATTGACCGCGTGTTGGCTCTTGGGTGTCCTCTGTTAATGGTCGAGATATTGAAGTCGATGCGGGTCGAGTGCGAGAATCGGGGGCCGGGCGACTACAAACAGGTGATGCCGCTGGGTAAGGACCTCTGCATCGCGTTTTTGTTAAAGACCCCAGAGCCGCCCACGCTGGCGGAGCCCAACCCCGCGTACCCCGCCTTCAGTAGTGCCGTGGCTTTGGACCACGATGCCCTGCACGGGAGGCACATGGTGGCCACCCGGGACATTGAAACTGGTGAGCTCTtgcgttaacttttttttttattaatatttgagAAAGTTGTCTTTCTAGTTATTTAATTTTAGTATGTCTATAAAATTTTATTGAATTTTATCCACCTTTTCCTTGGTAGGTGAAATACTGTCCGTGGACAAAGCGTACAGTGCTGTGCTAAATACGAAGTTTCTTTGGGAGTACTGCACAGTTTGTCTCCGGAGGACATTCAGCCCCCTCCCGTGCCCTAATTGCACCAAGGTAAGCGTAATTATTTATTTCGTTAATTTTTTACATCTGAATGCCACTGCACTTATTCCTTTCTGGTTAGACAACCATTGCTGTTCTCATTCCAAATTAGTCAAATTAATGTTACcgttgtcaaatgccttcattcaCTAACAATCCTGCCATACCAACGCTCACCcatgggaagaattagaataCTGAAAGGTAGTCTATTTCTAATTTCAGGTAGTTTTCTGCAGCGAGAAATGTCGCTCTGACGGCCTGGCGGGGTGCCACAAGGTGGAGTGTTCCATCCTTCCCACGCTGATACGATTAAACATGACAAACAACGCGGCGCTGGCGGTGAGGATGTTTGCCGAGATGGGTTTTCACAACATGAAGTCGAAAGTGCCTCCGCTGCTGGCGGAAGCGAGTAAGACgagcaagaaagaaaggggacTCGATGGAGAGGGAGTGTATGATTCCGCTAGCTACCGGACTGTGTACAACCTGGTCACcaacaggaagaagaggggcgCAAACGACCTGCTCAAGAGAACCATGGAGGCCTTCGTCCTTCTGAAGCTCCTGATTCTGAGCGAGGAGTACTTCGTGGACGAGTCTGGGAAAAAGATCGAGGTCACGGAGGACGATTTGATCTTTACTGGCGCCATGCTGATGCACCATATGATGACCCTTTGGTGCAATGCAGATACAATTGGCGAGATGCAGGTTTGTCTTATAAACAAAATGGTGAATAGTTATAGATCATTGGATGACTTTGGTAGATGCTAGTTTCATGATAATTGACGAGATTCTACCTTAGCTATAGCTACCTTAGCTattccgtggtctagtggtcagcgtgcctggctactactcctcgggcccgggttcgaatcccggcccgggcagtcggcgtgtagctcacccagctgttcatcctccctttcggattggtcgataaatgggtacctggggaaacctgggaaaggtaaactggtaACCCGTAGGTCACACTGGCCATAAACATTTTACTTGCATTTGTATTTTCTTAGTGAAGATTATTTTCTAAGTGAAAATTTGTTGGCATTATGAGGGAAAGAAGTTTGTAAATAAATCCAATTTTCTTTCAGCACGAAGAGGTGGAGTCGACGGCCAGCCCCGTCTTGGCGTACGGCACGGCCCTCTTCCCGTCCACCAGCCTGCTCAACCACGCCTGCTACTCCACCTGTGGCAGCGTGTCTTACGGCCGCATGCAGGTGATGAGGGCCTGCCGCCGCATCCCCGCCGGCACCCCGATCACGCGCCAATACGCCAACCTCTACCAAAGGTCACTGGAGGACCGCGCGTTGATTCTGCAGTCACGCTACCACTTTATTTGCTACTGCAAGGCGTGTCTGGGCAACTGGCCGCGCAGTCTGCCCAAAAAATTAGTCGACGAGCTCCGATGCGTCGTGTGTCAGGAGGCAGTGCCCGAGGAGACACAGAAGTGCGATGACTGTAACATTTCCTACGATCGCGATGGGCCAGTTGAGGGGCGGCCCGGGGTGGTTGCCTACAACTATTCTAAAGTGAAAGAAAGATTGGACAATGCCCTGAGGGAGTACATGCTTCGCGTCCCCCGCTTCATGGATGGGACCGACACGAACGAGGACGTGGCGGCCATAGAGGAGTTGCTTTACGTGTACGACACCTACGTGCTGCTGCCAACCCACGGCCACATCGCCACGCAGAGCCTCCTCCACTCCGTGCGTCTCAGGGAGGGCAACTCTGCCTTCGTCAAGGGAGAAAACTGGCAAGACTGTATGGTTTCCTGAGTGCCACCAGAGATTGTGATTTTAGTTACAACGAAACTTAAGGTGCTTCGGTTGTTCTAATAACGGGGTAGAGCTTTTCCTACTGGGTGATGTTTAGTTAATTGTTTATTTCGTTACTATTGGCTGGTTTCCATTTGTTCGTTATGTCTGTGGAAAGCTTTGTGAACTTCAATAATAAAAAATCACAAGAAGATATTGTGTGTACTTCGCCAAATAAAAATGAGTCAAAGGTACGCGTCCGTATGTAGAGGACGGCAATGGAATATTACACTAAAATAATGGTTACTCGAAGCAATTACCTGATTTACCAGTTAAGAGTTTATTCACTATGAAGCGGTAAGGCCAAACATCTAACGCTACATCATTGAGAAAGCCATAAGCTCCTTCACAACTTAAGCTGATCGACGTACCTAGATAAATACAACAAGGACGGGGGTGTCGGTGGGTGATCGTTCCCGCCTCGACGCTTGCTCGTAAGGGAGTTTATGGCAGGAAAATTTATGCATGATCCGCTTTTCGGTATTCAATGTTTATCTGCGCCAGTCGAGTGTTCCGAGGCATTTGATTTACTGCCCCCTTAAAATAACTGGTTATATACAGATTTCGAGGTAAAACATCTATGTATATAGAGTATTAACTTTGTTCCAGTGAAAGATGAATTAATGTTGAATTTTTAAACTGCGACAATAACATTTTTACAATTACTTAAATTACTACGTTATATGTATAGAAGAAAAACTATACGTTACCCCGCGACTAAGACATCCTACTATATTCCATGCCACTACTACCACCAGCCGCGTTATGCAACTTTTTAAATTGAAACTCAAAACATTCATTACGTACATTACTGGTTCATGGACTCACCGTTAGAATCCTTATACATCCACCAGGAGGAACATGTCTTTTACACTTTCGGGCCTTGTTAGGTAATGAAGAGTGTGTGACGACAGGCCAGGCTTCTTCTTCCCGTAACCTATCATTAAACACGGTCAGTTTCGTCGTTACTTTCTGCAATAAAAATTATGATATGATCTAA of Eriocheir sinensis breed Jianghai 21 chromosome 66, ASM2467909v1, whole genome shotgun sequence contains these proteins:
- the LOC126987758 gene encoding SET and MYND domain-containing protein 4-like, with protein sequence MKWNSIMNKIVSSRCLPGFVGAASEPVIGWTLRRGLTRHPHLAATPSHERFIMAAFCPEGHEPSRSRSSSRSTQDPEDMTYDMLVTDFMLEVAARRPSLMQEFPDVFTRTAPLEDMFKYIWNLEEAVHTLSPTLNFSNKITKASYKYWVEGNSFMKTDDRDRALKFYNRSLIEAPHPVLTVDGKRWGQEQDDIVHSRSPSSSPQKKDPFKEDGWGDYKALAHAYEARARLLFSLQQFKKCIEDIDRVLALGCPLLMVEILKSMRVECENRGPGDYKQVMPLGKDLCIAFLLKTPEPPTLAEPNPAYPAFSSAVALDHDALHGRHMVATRDIETGEILSVDKAYSAVLNTKFLWEYCTVCLRRTFSPLPCPNCTKVVFCSEKCRSDGLAGCHKVECSILPTLIRLNMTNNAALAVRMFAEMGFHNMKSKVPPLLAEASKTSKKERGLDGEGVYDSASYRTVYNLVTNRKKRGANDLLKRTMEAFVLLKLLILSEEYFVDESGKKIEVTEDDLIFTGAMLMHHMMTLWCNADTIGEMQHEEVESTASPVLAYGTALFPSTSLLNHACYSTCGSVSYGRMQVMRACRRIPAGTPITRQYANLYQRSLEDRALILQSRYHFICYCKACLGNWPRSLPKKLVDELRCVVCQEAVPEETQKCDDCNISYDRDGPVEGRPGVVAYNYSKVKERLDNALREYMLRVPRFMDGTDTNEDVAAIEELLYVYDTYVLLPTHGHIATQSLLHSVRLREGNSAFVKGENWQDCMVS